Within the Candidatus Bathyarchaeota archaeon genome, the region CTAACGAACTCTAGATACAGAATTTTGTACGAGAATTTCTACATAGAGACATTGACTAGATACAAGCCTTATACCGATGTACTAGTATTCGATGAGTTGATTTATATATATCCAAAAAATACGGAATTCCATATGATGTCTCGATTGAGTTTATAAAGTCAAACATTCTTCCATACATAACTATAATTAGTTTAGGCGAAGAAGAATATAGTCAAGTAGAAAAAATGATGCTAGAATACGGTCTTAAGCCTTCAGATGCGCTTCATTTAGGTGCGATGATCGGTAATAACATAGAATTAATAGTTAGCGAGGACAGAGATTCGACCCGAATATCCACAGTAAAGAGGCTATGGGTCTAAACTACAGCTCTTACATAGAAGGATCTCACTATGTTATTCGGTTATTTCTTTATAGCTTAGGATATTTATCCTGTAGTTTTCTTTTATTTTCTGTCTGTTTTTTATGATTAATGTATCTTCGGTTATTAGGTCTTCTTTTAGTGTTATCGCCGTAGCTAGTATTATACAGTCTATGTAATCTTGGATTGTTTTTCTAAGTTTGAAGCTTATTTCTATTATCTCAGGCTTATGGAACGGTTCCACTCGGAAGGTCTTGTGTATGGCTTCGACAGCCTCTATGACGTGCCTCGGGGGGATTCCAAGCTT harbors:
- a CDS encoding PIN domain-containing protein, producing MIIDTTYLLPLARIGVDTDLLKAIAEKRVRIRFEDLAVNEISIFELQAKAAKLGIPPRHVIEAVEAIHKTFRVEPFHKPEIIEISFKLRKTIQDYIDCIILATAITLKEDLITEDTLIIKNRQKIKENYRINILSYKEITE